A single Brevundimonas sp. SL130 DNA region contains:
- a CDS encoding IS110 family transposase, whose translation MEYFCGLDVAIEETAVCVVDDRGEVHLTVKVATEPEALAAVLKPFAARLRRVGHEAGSLSPWLHPELKKLGLPAICLETKHVRAAMSAQRNKTDEKDALGIAHIMRTGWFRAAHVKTESCYRMRLLLTHRRNLKRKFLDLENAVRHSLKSFGIKLGGTSRGKFDQAVREAVADDPLSSELMDAMLTARAALWKEYCRLHDLVVKMVAQSELCRRFMAIPGVGPVTALSVMTAIDDPSRFRRSRDVAAYFGLTSRRWQSGTSINVKGRISKAGDADVRRALYEAASGLMTRFKGKDKVKTWGQQIAKRSCHRKAVVAVARKLAVIMHAMWSDGTFYVGDSAEAENDAARRAQVKVRKHLGAHA comes from the coding sequence ATGGAGTATTTTTGCGGACTGGATGTCGCGATCGAGGAGACGGCGGTGTGCGTCGTCGACGACCGCGGCGAGGTGCATCTGACGGTCAAGGTCGCGACCGAGCCGGAGGCGCTGGCGGCGGTGCTCAAGCCGTTCGCGGCGCGGCTGCGGCGCGTCGGCCACGAGGCGGGGTCGCTGTCGCCGTGGCTGCATCCGGAACTGAAAAAGCTCGGCCTGCCGGCGATCTGCCTGGAGACGAAGCACGTGCGCGCGGCGATGTCGGCGCAGCGCAACAAGACCGACGAGAAGGACGCGCTCGGCATCGCCCATATCATGCGCACCGGCTGGTTCCGCGCCGCGCACGTGAAGACGGAAAGCTGCTACCGGATGCGGCTTTTGCTGACACACCGACGCAACCTGAAGCGCAAGTTCCTCGATCTGGAGAACGCCGTCCGGCATTCGCTCAAGAGCTTCGGGATCAAACTCGGCGGCACCTCGCGCGGCAAGTTCGACCAGGCCGTGCGCGAGGCGGTGGCGGACGATCCGCTGTCCAGCGAGCTGATGGACGCCATGCTGACGGCGCGCGCGGCGCTGTGGAAGGAATATTGCCGGCTGCACGATCTGGTCGTGAAGATGGTGGCGCAAAGCGAGTTGTGCCGGCGCTTCATGGCGATCCCCGGCGTCGGGCCGGTGACGGCGCTCAGCGTCATGACGGCGATCGACGATCCCTCGCGCTTCCGCCGCTCGCGCGACGTGGCGGCGTACTTCGGCCTGACGTCGCGACGATGGCAGTCGGGTACGTCGATCAACGTGAAGGGGCGCATCTCGAAGGCTGGTGACGCCGATGTCAGGCGCGCGCTCTACGAGGCGGCGTCCGGCCTGATGACCCGCTTCAAGGGCAAGGACAAGGTCAAGACGTGGGGCCAGCAGATCGCCAAACGCTCCTGCCACCGCAAGGCGGTGGTGGCGGTGGCGCGCAAACTGGCGGTGATCATGCACGCCATGTGGAGCGACGGAACCTTCTATGTCGGTGACTCGGCGGAAGCCGAGAACGACGCCGCCCGGCGCGCGCAGGTCAAGGTGCGCAAGCATCTGGGAGCACACGCATGA
- a CDS encoding DUF3363 domain-containing protein, whose translation MRQLEADLGTKLDWLAVNHFNTGHPHVHVIVNGRDDLGEDLVINGDYLAGGIRERASELATLELGPVTEIEQRRKLTAEIDQDRFTRIDRAILNEVAEDGRLDLRHAPDDLRGQEDRTLRIRRLGKLEKMGLATEQSPGVWELSDRLAPTLREMGERGDIVRTMQKAMRTEGHDRDPMSFQIHDAAPATPIVGRVIDKHLTDELGENLTLVIDGIDGCTHHVSGVDQAKAADARIGSVIEIGATDAGPRPADRAIVGIAEDGIYRPSRHLEQARFDGRVPGGDYEGFVDAHVRRLEALRRAGIVERIDADQWRIPQDFEARVAAHDAGQVRQLNIRVLSTLDLEKQIGSDGATWLDRRLVGRGPSDIAPAGFGQEVSQAMDRRRERLIEQGDATRQQNGRVLYRRDLLSMLEAREVARAGAELAATKPMPFRAAGDGETVSGNFTGTVQLTRGKFAIVEKSHEFTLVPWRPVIDRQLGKEVTGIVQGGSVSWQMGRQRGLGL comes from the coding sequence ATGCGCCAGCTCGAAGCCGACCTCGGCACCAAGCTCGACTGGTTGGCGGTCAATCACTTCAACACTGGCCATCCGCATGTCCATGTCATCGTCAACGGCCGCGACGATCTCGGCGAGGATCTGGTCATCAACGGCGACTATCTCGCGGGTGGCATCCGCGAACGGGCAAGCGAGCTGGCGACGCTGGAACTCGGCCCCGTCACCGAGATCGAGCAGCGCCGCAAGCTGACCGCCGAGATCGATCAGGACCGCTTCACCCGCATCGACCGGGCGATCCTGAACGAGGTCGCCGAGGATGGACGGCTCGACCTGCGCCATGCGCCCGACGATCTGCGCGGCCAGGAGGACCGGACCCTTCGCATCCGCCGTCTTGGCAAGCTGGAGAAGATGGGGCTGGCCACAGAGCAGTCACCCGGCGTCTGGGAACTCAGCGACCGGCTGGCGCCGACGCTGCGCGAGATGGGCGAGCGTGGCGACATCGTGCGCACCATGCAGAAGGCCATGCGCACCGAGGGCCATGACCGCGATCCGATGAGCTTCCAGATCCACGACGCCGCGCCCGCGACGCCGATCGTTGGCCGCGTGATCGACAAGCACCTCACCGACGAGCTGGGCGAGAACCTGACGCTGGTTATCGACGGCATCGACGGCTGCACGCATCACGTCTCCGGTGTCGATCAGGCGAAGGCGGCGGACGCCCGCATCGGCAGCGTCATTGAGATCGGCGCGACCGACGCCGGTCCGCGCCCGGCCGACCGCGCGATCGTCGGCATAGCCGAGGACGGCATCTATCGGCCGAGCCGCCATCTGGAGCAGGCCCGCTTCGACGGCCGTGTGCCCGGTGGCGACTATGAGGGGTTCGTCGATGCCCATGTGCGCCGTCTGGAGGCGCTGCGCCGCGCCGGTATCGTCGAACGCATCGACGCCGACCAGTGGCGCATCCCGCAGGACTTCGAGGCCCGCGTCGCCGCCCATGATGCTGGACAAGTTCGTCAGCTCAACATCCGCGTCCTCTCCACCTTGGATCTGGAGAAGCAGATCGGTTCGGACGGGGCGACCTGGCTGGACCGGCGACTGGTCGGGCGCGGCCCCTCCGACATCGCGCCCGCCGGGTTCGGACAAGAGGTCAGTCAGGCAATGGATCGTCGTCGGGAGCGGTTGATTGAGCAAGGCGACGCCACCCGCCAACAGAACGGCCGCGTCCTCTATCGCCGCGATCTTCTATCGATGCTGGAGGCGCGCGAGGTCGCCCGTGCCGGGGCGGAACTGGCGGCGACGAAGCCGATGCCTTTCCGCGCGGCGGGCGATGGCGAAACGGTCAGTGGCAACTTCACCGGAACCGTCCAACTCACCAGGGGCAAGTTCGCCATCGTCGAGAAAAGCCACGAGTTCACGCTGGTCCCGTGGCGACCAGTGATCGACCGGCAGCTCGGCAAGGAGGTGACGGGGATCGTTCAGGGCGGATCGGTGTCATGGCAGATGGGGCGGCAGCGAGGATTGGGGCTATGA
- a CDS encoding LysR family transcriptional regulator, with translation MSVADLNLLSVLDILLEERSVTRSAERLGISAPSVSRVLARLRQVTGDPLLVRAGRDLVPTARALELHDDVHRVVEDAAALLRPATLDLAALERRFTVRANDSFVGAFAGRLLARLRTEAPLVELRFAPEGESDDDALREGRIDLDIGALREMGPEVRIQTVFRDHFVGMARADHPIFDAPITPECFCQYDQISSSRRGRAHGPVDKALADLELKRRVVLIVPFPKTALAALPDTDLIAPVPNHVRRSVEAMGTHLRAFDLPLTLEPVVIGQAWHPRFDKDAGHQFLRQAVREICGSL, from the coding sequence TTGTCCGTTGCCGATCTTAACCTACTGTCCGTCCTCGACATTCTGTTGGAAGAACGGAGCGTCACCCGCTCGGCGGAGCGGCTTGGCATCAGCGCGCCATCGGTCAGCCGGGTGCTCGCACGCTTACGCCAAGTCACAGGCGACCCCTTACTTGTGCGCGCCGGACGCGACCTGGTGCCGACCGCGCGGGCGCTGGAACTGCACGACGATGTGCATCGAGTGGTCGAGGACGCAGCTGCCCTGCTGCGCCCCGCAACGCTCGATCTTGCCGCACTGGAGCGGCGCTTCACGGTGCGCGCCAATGATAGTTTCGTGGGAGCGTTCGCGGGCCGCCTGCTGGCGCGCCTACGCACCGAAGCTCCCTTGGTCGAACTGCGCTTCGCGCCAGAAGGCGAGAGCGACGACGACGCTCTACGTGAGGGTCGGATCGACCTCGATATCGGCGCCCTTCGCGAGATGGGGCCGGAAGTGCGTATTCAGACTGTGTTTCGCGATCATTTCGTCGGCATGGCGCGGGCCGATCATCCGATCTTCGATGCACCGATCACGCCCGAATGCTTCTGCCAATATGACCAGATCAGTTCCTCTAGGCGTGGACGAGCGCACGGTCCAGTCGACAAGGCGTTGGCCGATCTCGAACTGAAACGCCGTGTCGTATTGATCGTGCCATTCCCGAAGACGGCACTTGCCGCGCTACCCGATACTGACCTAATTGCGCCGGTGCCAAACCACGTCCGCCGTTCTGTCGAGGCGATGGGTACGCACCTGCGAGCCTTCGATCTCCCGTTAACGCTCGAACCAGTCGTAATTGGGCAGGCTTGGCATCCCCGCTTCGATAAGGACGCTGGACATCAATTCCTACGGCAAGCGGTAAGAGAGATTTGCGGCAGCCTTTGA
- a CDS encoding efflux transporter outer membrane subunit produces the protein MKEKIAGIFRPTNIRTCFMRNLHFSSRSNRHARLLACGCLFALSACASGSQSIRTDEALADTASFSSGKDIGAAAVQPGRTVAVSWWTAWRDPQLDRLIASEASTAPSIAVAAARMRRAAAGLDAAIADRLPTVDGSAQAVGERFPDHSTYDAPYAGNWGSDGALTANASYALDFWGKRRDTQAAAAARLDMARAEADDATLLLRTALVDAYVRLDAAYHERDMATAGLARRQGVIDLLSIRERAGLATGIETTQTREATTATRDEIARLDGEIAARRHQIAALLGRDPAFADGLTRPSLKAIVDPAPLSAIPANLLGARADVAAARAAVEAAARDIGVARAAFYPDVDLIAFSGVKSVGLGSLLRAGSIATGAGAAVSLPIFDGGRLRANLRGKAADYDAAVAAYNGALTEALRQVADGVSNLTTERARQGEARAAIAHWSRILDLQKLRERQGLSSAADRLSTETALLLAQRHAAKADARVAVAQIALIRALGGAWTPSSTLSGQVQ, from the coding sequence TTGAAAGAGAAAATCGCAGGCATTTTCAGGCCAACCAACATTCGGACCTGTTTCATGCGCAATCTTCATTTCTCGTCCCGATCCAACCGACATGCACGCCTTTTGGCCTGCGGTTGCCTGTTCGCGCTGTCTGCCTGTGCAAGCGGCAGCCAGTCGATCCGAACCGATGAAGCACTGGCGGATACAGCCAGTTTTTCATCGGGAAAGGACATTGGCGCGGCGGCCGTGCAGCCGGGCAGAACGGTTGCAGTTTCCTGGTGGACGGCGTGGCGCGATCCGCAGCTTGATCGCCTAATCGCATCCGAAGCGTCGACCGCACCGTCGATCGCTGTGGCCGCCGCGCGGATGCGCCGTGCCGCCGCAGGTCTTGATGCCGCCATCGCCGATCGGCTCCCGACCGTCGATGGTTCCGCCCAGGCGGTAGGCGAGCGCTTTCCCGATCATAGCACCTATGATGCGCCCTATGCCGGCAATTGGGGAAGCGATGGCGCGCTCACCGCCAACGCCAGCTATGCGCTCGACTTCTGGGGCAAGCGGCGTGATACGCAGGCCGCAGCCGCCGCGCGTCTGGACATGGCGCGCGCCGAGGCAGACGATGCCACCCTTCTTCTGCGAACTGCGCTGGTGGATGCCTATGTCCGTCTCGACGCCGCCTATCACGAGCGAGACATGGCGACGGCGGGGCTGGCCCGGCGTCAAGGTGTCATTGACCTGCTCTCCATCCGCGAGCGCGCCGGCCTCGCGACCGGGATCGAAACCACGCAGACACGCGAAGCGACCACCGCGACACGCGATGAAATCGCACGGCTCGATGGCGAGATCGCCGCACGCCGTCATCAGATCGCGGCGCTTCTGGGACGCGATCCAGCATTCGCCGATGGGCTGACCCGGCCATCACTGAAGGCGATCGTCGATCCGGCACCGTTGTCCGCTATCCCGGCCAACCTGCTGGGCGCACGCGCCGATGTCGCGGCAGCGCGCGCGGCGGTCGAGGCGGCGGCGCGTGACATCGGCGTCGCCAGGGCCGCCTTCTATCCGGATGTCGATCTGATCGCCTTTAGCGGCGTGAAGAGCGTCGGCCTTGGGTCGTTGCTTCGCGCCGGCAGTATAGCCACGGGGGCAGGAGCTGCCGTGTCGCTGCCGATCTTCGACGGCGGGCGTCTACGTGCCAATCTGCGCGGCAAGGCAGCGGACTATGACGCCGCAGTCGCCGCCTATAATGGCGCGCTGACCGAAGCGCTGCGCCAGGTCGCCGATGGCGTGAGCAACCTGACGACGGAACGCGCCCGGCAAGGCGAGGCACGGGCCGCCATCGCTCACTGGTCACGCATTCTAGACCTTCAGAAACTGCGTGAGCGGCAAGGCCTGTCGAGTGCAGCCGATCGCCTCTCGACCGAAACGGCGCTGCTGCTGGCCCAACGCCACGCAGCCAAAGCCGACGCGCGCGTTGCCGTCGCCCAGATCGCGCTGATCCGCGCGCTCGGCGGGGCCTGGACGCCTTCCTCCACTCTCTCAGGACAAGTACAATGA
- a CDS encoding efflux RND transporter periplasmic adaptor subunit, which produces MTDTPPSSAADPASIRRNRLIALGASVAVIALGWAGYSWLSGSDSQETDDAYVNGHVVAVTPQVAGAVIRIGADNSDRVTAGTTLVEIDASDARIALAAAEADLARAVRNVRGLLATNARFDAEIAVAQANLDKARADLSQRQAIANTGAVTGEDVRHARDAVRSAEAIVAAAGEARAQALVQTSGATLASHPDVQAAAERVRAAALSLARTRIVAPVGGMVAQRSVQLGRRVAPGDRLMAVVPLDGLWIDANFQEVQLDGICPGQPATVIADVYGRRVTYHGRVADIEAGSGAAFALLPAQNATGNWIKVVQRVPVRILLDPVELTREPLRIGLSTKVTIDTGHCGPKAEPGAPQSESVALYDAQAHEADATVARVIAANIGRQP; this is translated from the coding sequence ATGACCGACACTCCCCCTTCTTCCGCCGCCGATCCGGCGTCTATCCGCCGCAATCGACTCATCGCGCTAGGCGCAAGCGTTGCGGTCATCGCGCTGGGCTGGGCCGGCTATAGCTGGCTGTCTGGCAGTGACAGCCAGGAGACCGACGATGCCTATGTGAACGGGCATGTCGTGGCCGTAACTCCGCAGGTGGCCGGCGCCGTCATCCGAATTGGAGCCGACAACAGCGACCGCGTGACCGCGGGAACGACGCTGGTCGAGATCGATGCCAGCGACGCCCGCATCGCTCTCGCCGCGGCGGAGGCAGATCTTGCGCGTGCTGTCCGCAATGTGCGTGGGTTACTCGCCACCAATGCCCGGTTCGATGCGGAGATCGCCGTCGCACAGGCCAATCTCGATAAGGCCCGCGCCGACCTGTCGCAGCGGCAGGCCATCGCCAATACCGGCGCGGTGACGGGCGAGGATGTCCGCCACGCCCGCGACGCCGTGCGCAGCGCAGAAGCGATCGTCGCCGCTGCTGGCGAAGCCCGTGCGCAGGCGCTCGTTCAGACCAGCGGCGCGACGCTGGCCTCCCATCCCGACGTGCAGGCCGCCGCCGAACGCGTCCGTGCGGCGGCGCTGTCGCTTGCCCGGACGCGTATCGTCGCCCCGGTGGGCGGGATGGTTGCGCAACGCAGCGTCCAGCTCGGTCGCCGTGTTGCGCCGGGCGACCGGCTAATGGCTGTGGTGCCGCTCGACGGGCTGTGGATCGACGCCAACTTCCAGGAAGTCCAGCTCGACGGTATCTGCCCTGGCCAGCCCGCCACTGTCATCGCCGACGTGTACGGCCGCCGTGTCACCTATCACGGCCGCGTTGCGGACATCGAAGCGGGGAGCGGCGCGGCCTTCGCGCTGCTCCCTGCGCAGAACGCGACGGGCAACTGGATTAAGGTGGTACAGCGCGTGCCGGTCCGCATCCTGCTCGACCCTGTTGAACTGACGCGCGAGCCCCTGCGCATCGGACTGTCGACTAAGGTCACAATCGATACCGGCCATTGCGGCCCTAAGGCCGAGCCCGGCGCCCCGCAGTCCGAAAGCGTGGCGCTCTATGACGCGCAGGCCCACGAAGCCGACGCGACCGTCGCTCGGGTCATTGCCGCCAATATCGGGCGTCAGCCATGA
- a CDS encoding DHA2 family efflux MFS transporter permease subunit: MSAKHPIAPLEGSKLALAAVTFGLASFMAVVDVTIANVSVPTISGNLGVGSEEGEWAITSFAIANAICIPLTGWLGRRFGQVRLFVAAIAAFTLASVLCGLAWSFDSLLLFRVLQGAVAGPIVPLSQALLVAVFPPQKRTLAVAMWAMTNMAGPVAGPLLGGWITDSYSWPWIFLVNAPVGIFVVLSTMTLLKGRDTSSMRLPVDLRGLGLLALGIGCLQVTLDRGRTLDWFSSPFICVTAILAVVSLVTLVIWELGEAHPIIDLRMFAHRNFAVGTIAVAAGFGLYFASLVLIPLWLQTNLGYSSTWAGLVTAPMGLFGILLAPFLGRWVAKGDARIYASIAFLAWAAVAWWRSGTTTGIDAGTIACMHLAQGIGIGFFLTPVVSLSLAGLPGEKLASASGLQTAIRMMSGSLIASLAATFWDSRSRFHQTHLVERLNPFDERSAGAVANLRATGLSDEQAWSVIARAQDVQAHMLALNDFFFFSSFAFLAALAILWFARNPHKALPGKA; encoded by the coding sequence ATGAGCGCAAAACACCCCATCGCCCCACTTGAGGGGAGCAAGCTAGCGCTGGCGGCGGTGACGTTTGGGCTGGCCTCCTTCATGGCCGTGGTGGACGTCACCATCGCCAATGTCTCGGTGCCGACCATCTCGGGCAATCTCGGTGTCGGATCAGAAGAAGGTGAATGGGCGATCACCTCGTTCGCCATCGCTAACGCCATCTGTATCCCTCTGACCGGCTGGCTTGGCCGCCGCTTCGGGCAGGTGCGATTGTTCGTCGCCGCCATAGCCGCGTTCACACTGGCTTCAGTCCTGTGCGGCCTTGCCTGGTCGTTCGACTCGCTCCTGTTGTTCCGCGTCCTACAAGGTGCCGTAGCCGGGCCGATCGTGCCCTTGAGCCAGGCACTGCTTGTCGCAGTGTTTCCGCCCCAGAAGCGTACCTTGGCTGTTGCGATGTGGGCGATGACAAACATGGCCGGCCCTGTTGCCGGGCCGCTGCTCGGCGGGTGGATCACCGACAGCTATAGCTGGCCGTGGATATTCCTTGTCAACGCGCCGGTCGGCATTTTCGTCGTTCTCTCGACCATGACGCTCCTGAAAGGGCGTGACACATCATCGATGCGCCTGCCGGTGGATTTGCGCGGGTTGGGTTTGCTGGCGCTGGGTATCGGTTGTTTGCAGGTGACGCTCGACCGCGGGCGTACGCTCGACTGGTTCTCGTCGCCCTTCATATGTGTCACCGCGATCCTTGCCGTTGTCAGCCTCGTCACGCTGGTGATCTGGGAACTGGGCGAGGCGCATCCGATCATAGACCTGCGCATGTTCGCACATCGCAACTTCGCAGTTGGGACGATCGCTGTCGCGGCGGGTTTTGGTCTCTACTTCGCCTCTCTGGTGCTGATCCCGCTCTGGCTACAGACCAATCTCGGCTACAGCTCAACCTGGGCTGGTCTTGTCACTGCGCCAATGGGCCTGTTTGGCATCCTGCTCGCGCCCTTCCTCGGCCGCTGGGTGGCGAAGGGCGACGCCCGCATTTACGCCAGCATTGCCTTTCTCGCCTGGGCGGCGGTGGCATGGTGGCGGTCAGGCACGACGACCGGGATCGATGCCGGTACGATCGCGTGTATGCATCTGGCGCAGGGGATCGGCATCGGCTTCTTCTTGACGCCGGTGGTCAGCCTTTCGCTGGCGGGCCTACCGGGCGAGAAGTTGGCTTCGGCCTCAGGCCTTCAGACCGCCATCCGCATGATGTCGGGTAGCCTGATCGCCAGCCTAGCCGCGACCTTCTGGGACAGCCGATCGCGGTTCCACCAGACCCATCTGGTCGAACGGCTGAATCCCTTCGATGAACGAAGCGCTGGCGCGGTCGCCAATCTACGCGCAACGGGCCTATCCGACGAACAAGCATGGAGCGTGATCGCGCGCGCTCAGGACGTCCAGGCCCACATGCTGGCGCTCAACGACTTCTTCTTTTTCTCCAGTTTCGCCTTTCTGGCCGCGCTTGCGATTCTCTGGTTCGCCCGGAATCCTCACAAAGCGCTGCCGGGCAAGGCGTGA
- a CDS encoding siderophore-interacting protein, whose amino-acid sequence MLPLKSRTLHDARVIGIEDITPRMRRISVAGDGLKDMPIDRPAMWMKLFFPIPSNIKPQGRAYTIRAYNAAQGWITFDFALHGDQGPAAWWIARVREGDTLQLAGPRSGYWIDPSQQEQVLIGDATALPAIAGIVERLSTGTRTRIFIEVADAGEEQVLVSPADMTIHWVHSGTAFPGTTGKLELVVQQADLPPDCQVFLAGEAFMVRAMRTHLLVDRGILHPSIDAKGYWRLGASDHREND is encoded by the coding sequence ATGCTCCCGCTCAAATCCAGAACGCTCCATGACGCCCGCGTCATCGGTATTGAGGACATCACACCAAGAATGCGGCGCATTAGCGTCGCCGGTGATGGCCTCAAGGACATGCCCATAGATCGCCCAGCGATGTGGATGAAGCTGTTTTTCCCCATACCATCCAACATCAAGCCGCAAGGTCGGGCCTATACTATCCGCGCCTACAACGCCGCGCAGGGTTGGATAACCTTCGATTTTGCCCTGCACGGCGATCAAGGACCAGCCGCATGGTGGATCGCCCGCGTCCGCGAAGGCGACACGCTACAGCTTGCCGGCCCGAGGTCGGGCTACTGGATCGATCCGTCGCAGCAAGAGCAGGTGCTGATCGGCGACGCGACGGCGCTGCCCGCGATTGCAGGGATCGTTGAGCGACTCTCCACCGGCACACGGACGCGGATATTCATCGAAGTCGCCGATGCTGGCGAGGAGCAGGTGCTGGTTTCGCCGGCGGATATGACGATCCACTGGGTGCATTCCGGCACGGCCTTCCCGGGAACCACCGGCAAGCTCGAACTGGTGGTGCAGCAGGCGGACCTGCCACCCGACTGCCAGGTCTTCCTCGCTGGCGAGGCGTTCATGGTGCGCGCCATGCGCACGCATCTGCTAGTCGATCGCGGCATCTTGCACCCGTCGATCGACGCAAAGGGCTACTGGCGTCTAGGCGCTTCGGATCATCGCGAAAATGATTGA
- a CDS encoding LysR family transcriptional regulator, with amino-acid sequence MIERHDFETTAPIQKFGNGSSPIGGHRSFEKHRFLISRISMRTLVNVLTVAEFLNFRHAASYLGVSQSSVSTRIKALEDHLGTILFERRHRGVHLTEAGRGFVNQIAMGIEHLDHAITTAGAVSTGTIGQLRIGLDSSIASGFLADLRHRFLEKYTEIQIIITEGRATDTIRQVRDRFLDVAFTMRAIDLPDCHSRSLWSEPFVVAMPIHHPMATAVAFGWEDLASEKLLVRRGGAGPQFLNHITRRLAERNRTPNIQRFDVGRDTLMHMVADGEGIKLTTEAVASVPFPGIAFRRIADETEEAKFSAVWSPHNRSPALKNFLDLATEMSRSA; translated from the coding sequence ATGATTGAGAGGCATGACTTCGAAACAACGGCTCCTATTCAAAAATTCGGCAACGGAAGTTCGCCGATTGGGGGGCATCGATCTTTCGAAAAGCATCGCTTTTTGATATCGAGGATCTCAATGAGAACATTGGTTAATGTGCTCACAGTAGCGGAATTCCTCAATTTTCGTCATGCGGCCAGCTACCTCGGCGTTAGTCAATCCAGCGTAAGTACGCGGATAAAGGCGCTTGAAGACCATCTTGGAACAATACTGTTCGAAAGACGGCATCGCGGCGTGCATTTGACCGAGGCAGGTCGAGGTTTCGTAAATCAGATAGCCATGGGCATAGAACATCTCGACCATGCCATCACGACGGCAGGCGCAGTCTCGACGGGCACGATTGGACAGCTACGTATTGGGCTAGATTCGTCGATCGCGTCCGGCTTTTTAGCCGATCTCCGCCATCGATTTCTGGAAAAGTACACTGAGATCCAAATTATCATCACTGAGGGAAGGGCAACCGACACTATTCGGCAAGTCCGAGATCGCTTTCTGGACGTCGCTTTCACAATGAGAGCCATTGACTTGCCTGACTGCCACTCACGGTCGTTGTGGAGCGAGCCATTTGTCGTCGCAATGCCTATTCATCATCCAATGGCGACGGCAGTTGCCTTTGGCTGGGAGGACTTGGCATCGGAGAAATTGCTTGTCCGGCGGGGCGGCGCAGGTCCACAGTTCCTGAACCACATCACGCGTCGTCTCGCTGAGCGAAACCGGACGCCAAACATTCAACGGTTTGATGTAGGCCGTGACACACTGATGCATATGGTTGCCGATGGCGAAGGGATAAAGCTCACAACGGAGGCTGTCGCGTCCGTGCCATTCCCCGGCATCGCGTTCCGCCGGATTGCAGACGAGACAGAGGAAGCGAAATTCAGTGCAGTATGGTCGCCTCACAACCGCAGCCCTGCGCTCAAAAATTTTCTCGATCTCGCGACGGAGATGAGCCGCTCAGCTTAA
- a CDS encoding helix-turn-helix domain-containing protein — MATNLRRIRHDKQMTQEELADSAGLSARYIGAIERADVSASVTVLGQIASALDVEPADLLTN; from the coding sequence ATGGCGACTAATCTGCGTCGGATACGCCATGACAAACAAATGACGCAGGAAGAATTGGCGGATAGCGCGGGCCTGAGTGCGCGTTATATCGGGGCGATCGAGCGTGCCGACGTGTCAGCCAGCGTAACCGTTCTCGGCCAGATCGCCAGCGCGTTGGATGTCGAGCCGGCGGACCTCTTGACGAATTAA
- a CDS encoding DNA -binding domain-containing protein — protein sequence MRVKPELDPDVDDLAPIEPDVTLYDEAHFVTYLRLLDAKADGADWTEVARIVLHRDPVAETGRTRKCWESHLARAQWMRKIGYRRILEQAVEEARDTRH from the coding sequence ATGCGCGTCAAACCCGAACTCGATCCCGATGTCGATGACCTGGCTCCCATCGAGCCGGACGTGACCCTCTATGACGAGGCGCATTTCGTCACCTATCTGCGCCTGCTGGACGCTAAAGCGGACGGAGCGGATTGGACAGAGGTCGCACGGATCGTGCTGCATCGCGATCCGGTCGCGGAAACCGGCCGCACCCGCAAATGCTGGGAAAGCCATCTCGCCCGCGCGCAATGGATGAGGAAGATCGGCTACCGGCGCATATTGGAACAGGCCGTCGAGGAAGCCCGCGACACGCGGCACTGA